The proteins below come from a single Streptomyces sp. B3I8 genomic window:
- a CDS encoding FAD-dependent oxidoreductase, translated as MSRYPHLLSPLDLGFVTLPNRVLMGSMHIGLEEAEGGFARMAEFYAARARGGVGLIVTGGIAPNEAGRPHEGGAKLTTEAEADQHRVITDAVHREGGRIALQLLHFGRYAYHPDLVAPSPLQAPISPFAPRELTDAEVEETIEDYVRAATLARRAGYDGVEIMGSEGYLVNEFVAARTNHRTDRWGGPYENRMRFPVETVRRVREAVGEDFILVYRLSMLDLVPGGSSPEEVVTLAKAVEAAGATLLNTGIGWHEARIPTIAGSVPRGAFTWVTERLMGQVSVPLVTTNRINTPELAERVLAEGRADMVSMARPFLADADFVAKAAAGAPDTINTCIGCNQACLDHTFSGRITSCLVNPRACHETELVLTPTRRRRRIAVVGAGPAGLACAVAAAERGHEVVLYDAAGEIGGQLNVARKVPGKQEFDETLRYFRTQLRLRGVQVRLNTRADVGDLMEYDEVVVATGVTPRVPDLPGVDHPSVLGYLDVLRDGAPVGERVAVLGAGGIGFDVAEYLTDGGEGAGTDPETYFRHWGVDTEYRTPGGLTAPRRPAPPRTVHLLQRRTTKVGAGLGKTTGWIHRTELRHRGVTMVPGVTYRRIDDAGLHLSVDGADRVLEVDTIVLCTGQEPRRDLYDALTAAGRTAHLIGGADLATELDAKRAIAQGTELAAAL; from the coding sequence CTGAGCCGTTACCCGCATCTGCTGAGCCCCCTCGACCTGGGCTTCGTCACCCTGCCCAACCGCGTGCTGATGGGCTCCATGCACATCGGCCTGGAGGAGGCGGAGGGCGGCTTCGCGCGCATGGCGGAGTTCTACGCGGCCCGGGCCCGGGGCGGCGTCGGCCTCATCGTCACCGGTGGCATAGCACCCAACGAGGCGGGCCGCCCCCATGAGGGCGGCGCCAAGCTGACCACGGAGGCGGAGGCCGACCAGCACCGGGTGATCACCGACGCCGTGCACCGCGAGGGCGGCCGCATCGCGCTGCAGCTGCTGCACTTCGGCCGGTACGCCTACCACCCGGACCTGGTGGCCCCCAGCCCGCTGCAGGCCCCGATCAGCCCCTTCGCGCCCCGCGAGCTCACCGACGCGGAGGTGGAGGAGACGATCGAGGACTACGTCCGCGCCGCCACGCTCGCCCGCCGGGCCGGCTACGACGGCGTGGAGATCATGGGCTCCGAGGGCTACCTCGTCAACGAGTTCGTCGCCGCCCGCACCAACCACCGCACCGACCGCTGGGGCGGCCCGTACGAGAACCGGATGCGCTTCCCCGTGGAGACAGTCCGGCGGGTGCGCGAGGCGGTCGGCGAGGACTTCATCCTCGTCTACCGGCTCTCCATGCTCGACCTCGTGCCCGGCGGCTCCTCCCCGGAGGAGGTCGTCACCCTCGCCAAGGCGGTCGAGGCGGCCGGGGCCACGCTCCTGAACACCGGCATCGGCTGGCACGAGGCGCGCATCCCCACCATCGCCGGCTCCGTGCCGCGCGGCGCGTTCACCTGGGTCACCGAGCGGCTCATGGGCCAGGTGTCGGTGCCGCTCGTCACCACCAACCGCATCAACACCCCCGAGCTGGCCGAGCGGGTGCTCGCCGAGGGCCGCGCGGACATGGTGTCGATGGCCCGGCCGTTCCTCGCCGACGCCGACTTCGTCGCCAAGGCCGCCGCCGGTGCCCCCGACACCATCAACACCTGCATCGGCTGCAACCAGGCCTGCCTCGACCACACCTTCAGCGGGAGGATCACCTCCTGCCTGGTCAACCCCCGCGCCTGCCACGAGACCGAGCTGGTGCTCACCCCGACCCGGCGGCGCAGGCGGATCGCCGTGGTGGGCGCCGGGCCCGCCGGTCTGGCCTGCGCGGTCGCCGCCGCCGAACGCGGTCACGAGGTCGTGCTGTACGACGCCGCCGGGGAGATCGGCGGCCAGCTCAACGTCGCCCGCAAGGTCCCCGGCAAGCAGGAGTTCGACGAGACCCTGCGCTACTTCCGCACCCAGCTCCGACTGCGCGGCGTGCAGGTCCGGCTGAACACCCGGGCCGACGTCGGCGACCTCATGGAGTACGACGAGGTCGTCGTCGCCACCGGTGTCACCCCCCGTGTGCCCGACCTGCCGGGCGTCGACCACCCGAGCGTCCTCGGCTACCTCGACGTGCTGCGCGACGGCGCCCCCGTCGGCGAGCGGGTCGCCGTCCTCGGCGCCGGCGGCATCGGTTTCGACGTCGCCGAGTACCTCACCGACGGCGGCGAGGGCGCGGGCACGGACCCGGAGACGTACTTCCGCCACTGGGGCGTCGACACGGAGTACCGCACGCCCGGCGGCCTCACCGCTCCCCGGCGGCCCGCGCCGCCGCGCACGGTGCACCTGCTCCAGCGCAGGACCACCAAGGTCGGCGCCGGCCTGGGGAAGACCACCGGCTGGATCCACCGCACCGAACTCAGGCACCGCGGCGTCACCATGGTCCCGGGCGTCACCTACCGGCGCATCGACGACGCCGGACTGCACCTGAGCGTCGACGGCGCCGACCGCGTCCTGGAGGTCGACACGATCGTCCTGTGCACCGGGCAGGAACCCCGCCGCGACCTCTACGACGCCCTCACCGCCGCCGGGCGCACGGCACACCTCATCGGCGGCGCCGACCTGGCCACCGAACTGGACGCCAAGCGCGCCATCGCGCAGGGCACCGAGCTGGCGGCGGCCCTGTAG
- a CDS encoding PadR family transcriptional regulator, with product MSLPHAILTALLERPSSGLELTRRFDMSIGYFWSATHQQIYRELGKLESQGHIRALPAEQPARGQKKAYEVLPAGRAELARWTAKAQDPKPLRDTLLLRLRAAAVVGTAGIEDDLRRHLALHERQLAEYREIEERDFGADRDTAQDRLRHLILRAGIDLETFWAGWLTHALEEFGRLPAPEGERT from the coding sequence ATGTCACTCCCGCACGCGATCCTGACCGCCCTGCTCGAGAGGCCCTCGTCCGGGCTGGAGCTGACCCGCCGGTTCGACATGTCGATCGGCTACTTCTGGTCGGCGACCCACCAGCAGATCTATCGCGAACTGGGGAAACTGGAGAGCCAGGGACACATCCGGGCGCTCCCGGCCGAGCAGCCGGCCCGCGGGCAGAAGAAGGCGTACGAGGTGCTGCCCGCGGGCCGTGCCGAACTGGCCCGCTGGACCGCGAAGGCCCAGGATCCCAAGCCGCTGCGCGACACGCTGCTGCTGCGGCTGCGTGCCGCGGCCGTCGTCGGAACCGCCGGGATCGAGGACGATCTGCGCCGCCATCTCGCCCTGCACGAGAGGCAGTTGGCCGAGTACCGGGAGATCGAGGAGCGGGACTTCGGCGCCGACCGGGACACCGCCCAGGACCGGCTGCGGCATCTGATCCTGCGGGCCGGCATCGACCTGGAGACCTTCTGGGCGGGATGGCTCACCCACGCCCTGGAGGAATTCGGCCGGCTGCCGGCGCCGGAGGGCGAGCGGACATAG
- a CDS encoding class I SAM-dependent methyltransferase, with product MFSPQGPGLHELAVQALSSVEHGYDLLAPKFDHTPFRTSDAVLDSVTRALTGLGPFERGLDLCCGTGAGTDVLRAVCGAGVTGVDISAGMLAQARRRELDRGAGTGAGAVGPGVDWVRGDARALPFGPDFDLVVSFGAFGHFLPRELPALFAQVHAVLRPGGRFAFPIGAPPPLTSPWYWALLGFDTAMRVRNALWRPPFVMYYRTFRLGDVLRALEGAGFEVGLRALPEFGRRPDGSPRGRLVVATRAAA from the coding sequence ATGTTCTCTCCCCAGGGCCCCGGCCTCCATGAACTGGCCGTCCAGGCGCTGTCGTCCGTCGAGCACGGCTACGACCTCCTCGCGCCCAAGTTCGACCACACGCCGTTCCGCACCTCCGACGCCGTCCTCGACTCGGTGACCCGCGCCCTCACCGGACTGGGCCCCTTCGAGCGCGGCCTCGACCTGTGCTGCGGCACCGGGGCGGGGACGGACGTGCTGCGCGCGGTGTGCGGGGCCGGTGTCACCGGCGTCGACATCAGCGCGGGGATGCTCGCGCAGGCCCGGCGGCGGGAGCTGGACCGGGGCGCCGGGACCGGAGCCGGGGCCGTCGGACCGGGTGTCGACTGGGTGCGTGGGGACGCCCGGGCGCTGCCCTTCGGGCCGGACTTCGACCTGGTCGTCAGCTTCGGGGCGTTCGGGCACTTCCTGCCCCGGGAACTGCCGGCGCTGTTCGCCCAGGTCCACGCGGTACTGCGGCCGGGCGGGCGGTTCGCCTTCCCGATCGGCGCCCCGCCGCCCCTCACGTCGCCCTGGTACTGGGCCCTGCTCGGCTTCGACACGGCGATGCGGGTGCGCAACGCGCTGTGGCGGCCGCCGTTCGTCATGTACTACCGGACGTTCCGTCTCGGCGACGTGCTGCGCGCACTGGAGGGCGCCGGATTCGAGGTCGGGCTGCGCGCCCTGCCGGAGTTCGGGCGGCGGCCCGACGGCAGCCCGCGCGGCCGGCTGGTCGTCGCGACGCGGGCCGCCGCCTGA
- a CDS encoding glycoside hydrolase family 75 protein: MRYTTSLSLVAASAALLAPAGPVTDVRPRLPAAAETAVGPGDAVASRGGALPPRSGPAFRDRDRGRERPVLGRRGAREDPGVRGDRGGHGDRVAAADLLARTRHCTPVSHGRYRSDAGARADIPVCGRHGAVFWKADMDIDCDGRAGRHCNRRTDPRFTGSTAFEGADGHRLDAERVPYIVVPGPSRIWNHRADGVRGGSVAAVIHGDRVQYAVVGDTGPRDIIGEASYATAKGLGIRPDPRGGGTDGEVTYVVFPDSVVTPLDDREATAERGEELARRFLWRSGDGTRPAAAPAASAPHRR; encoded by the coding sequence GTGCGTTACACCACCTCGTTGTCGCTGGTGGCGGCCAGTGCCGCCCTCCTCGCCCCGGCCGGGCCGGTCACGGACGTCCGCCCCCGGTTGCCCGCGGCGGCGGAGACCGCCGTCGGTCCGGGCGACGCCGTCGCGTCGCGCGGCGGCGCGCTCCCGCCCCGGTCCGGGCCCGCCTTCCGCGACCGCGACCGCGGCCGGGAACGGCCCGTCCTCGGGCGGCGCGGGGCGCGCGAGGATCCCGGCGTACGCGGGGACCGCGGGGGACACGGGGATCGGGTCGCCGCCGCCGACCTGCTCGCCCGGACACGGCACTGCACCCCGGTCTCCCACGGCCGCTACCGCAGCGACGCCGGCGCCCGCGCCGACATCCCCGTCTGCGGCCGGCACGGCGCGGTCTTCTGGAAGGCGGACATGGACATCGACTGCGACGGTCGCGCCGGGCGCCACTGCAACCGGCGGACCGACCCCCGGTTCACCGGCTCCACCGCCTTCGAAGGGGCGGACGGGCACCGTCTCGACGCCGAGAGGGTGCCCTACATCGTGGTCCCCGGGCCGAGCCGCATCTGGAACCACCGGGCGGACGGGGTCCGCGGCGGTTCGGTCGCCGCGGTCATCCACGGCGACCGGGTGCAGTACGCGGTCGTCGGCGACACGGGGCCGCGCGACATCATCGGCGAGGCCTCGTACGCCACGGCGAAGGGGCTCGGTATCCGCCCCGACCCGCGCGGCGGCGGCACGGACGGCGAAGTGACGTACGTCGTCTTCCCCGACTCCGTCGTGACCCCCCTCGACGACCGCGAGGCGACGGCGGAACGCGGGGAGGAACTGGCCCGCCGGTTCCTTTGGAGGTCGGGCGACGGAACGAGACCGGCGGCCGCCCCCGCGGCCTCCGCACCCCACCGACGGTGA
- a CDS encoding MarR family winged helix-turn-helix transcriptional regulator — MTAFARRARASAGRMHPELSLVSYTLLGHLEDSGGCRATDLAAHYALDKSTVSRQVTALERAGLIERRQAPEDHRVQVLRLTEEGTRILARVTERRRRAIRERLADWPEEDLDRFAQYLVRYNDGLPPRPGGH, encoded by the coding sequence ATGACGGCGTTCGCCCGCCGGGCCAGGGCGTCGGCGGGGCGGATGCACCCGGAGCTGTCCCTGGTGTCGTACACGCTGCTGGGGCATCTCGAGGACAGCGGGGGGTGCCGTGCGACGGATCTCGCCGCGCACTACGCGCTCGACAAGTCGACGGTGAGCCGGCAGGTGACGGCGCTGGAGCGGGCCGGGCTGATCGAGCGGCGGCAGGCCCCGGAGGACCACCGGGTGCAGGTACTGCGCCTGACGGAGGAGGGCACGCGGATCCTCGCCCGGGTCACGGAGCGACGGCGCCGGGCGATCCGGGAACGCCTGGCCGACTGGCCCGAGGAGGACCTCGACCGGTTCGCGCAGTACCTGGTCCGGTACAACGACGGGCTGCCCCCGCGGCCGGGCGGGCACTGA
- a CDS encoding acetylxylan esterase, translating to MALFDLPLDELRDYRSDSVAPEDFDAFWAKTLQEARAHDLDARFEPVETGLKTVRVHDVTFAGFGGHPVKGWLTVPARADGPLPTVVEFIGYGGGRGLPHTHLLWASAGFAHFVMDTRGQGSGWGGGGDTPDPVGFGPAFPGFMTRGIEDPETYYYRRLFTDAVRAVEAARAHPLTDPARTAAVGISQGGGVTLAVGGLVPDLAAVAPDVPFLCDFPRATTLTDRDPYREIGNYLRTRRGRTEQTLRTLSYFDGVHFAARGTAPALFSTALEDQTCPPSTVFAAFNVWAGEDKAIEVYDFNDHEGGGPYQQAAQLAWLPTRL from the coding sequence ATGGCCCTGTTCGACCTTCCCCTCGACGAGCTGCGCGACTACCGCAGCGACTCCGTCGCACCCGAGGACTTCGACGCGTTCTGGGCGAAGACCCTCCAGGAGGCCCGCGCACACGACCTGGACGCCCGCTTCGAGCCGGTCGAGACGGGTCTGAAGACCGTCCGCGTGCACGACGTCACCTTCGCCGGCTTCGGCGGCCACCCGGTCAAGGGCTGGCTGACGGTGCCGGCCCGGGCCGACGGCCCGCTGCCGACCGTCGTGGAGTTCATCGGCTACGGCGGCGGGCGCGGCCTGCCCCACACCCACCTGCTGTGGGCCTCGGCCGGCTTCGCCCACTTCGTGATGGACACGCGCGGCCAGGGCAGCGGGTGGGGCGGTGGCGGTGACACCCCGGACCCGGTGGGCTTCGGACCCGCCTTCCCCGGCTTCATGACACGCGGCATCGAGGACCCGGAGACGTACTACTACCGCCGGCTGTTCACCGACGCGGTCCGCGCCGTGGAGGCGGCCCGCGCCCACCCGCTCACCGACCCGGCCCGCACCGCCGCCGTCGGCATCAGCCAGGGCGGCGGTGTCACGCTCGCGGTGGGCGGCCTCGTGCCCGACCTCGCCGCCGTCGCCCCGGACGTCCCGTTCCTGTGCGACTTCCCCCGCGCGACGACCCTCACGGACCGCGACCCGTACCGGGAGATCGGCAACTACCTGAGGACCCGCCGCGGCCGCACCGAGCAGACGCTGCGCACCCTGTCGTACTTCGACGGCGTGCACTTCGCCGCCCGCGGCACCGCCCCGGCTCTTTTCTCCACGGCCCTGGAGGACCAGACCTGCCCGCCGTCCACGGTGTTCGCCGCGTTCAACGTGTGGGCGGGCGAGGACAAGGCGATAGAGGTGTACGACTTCAACGACCACGAGGGCGGCGGCCCTTACCAGCAGGCGGCCCAGCTCGCCTGGCTCCCCACCCGCCTCTGA
- a CDS encoding putative protein N(5)-glutamine methyltransferase, giving the protein MPPASPTPPVPPARPSSAVLASVVVALRAAGCVFAEDEAELILAAARTPAEVAAMVDRRVVGEPLELVVGRAEFHGLRITVEPGVFVPRRRTEFLVDQALALLPDQGLVVDLCCGSGAVGAALAASSAAPRLHAADIDPAAVRCARRNVAPYGGHVHEGDLYAALPPALRGRIDVLTANVPYVPTDEVRLLPAEAREHEPLVALDGGADGLDLLRRVAAGAPHWLAPGGALFVETSERQAAAAVAAFTGAGLGARLARWEEFGTTVVIGVRR; this is encoded by the coding sequence GTGCCCCCTGCGTCCCCTACGCCCCCCGTACCTCCTGCGCGCCCGTCGTCCGCCGTGCTCGCTTCCGTCGTCGTCGCGCTGCGTGCCGCCGGCTGCGTGTTCGCCGAGGACGAGGCGGAGCTGATCCTCGCCGCGGCCCGTACGCCGGCCGAGGTCGCCGCGATGGTCGACCGGCGGGTCGTCGGTGAGCCGTTGGAACTCGTCGTCGGCCGGGCCGAGTTCCACGGTCTGCGCATCACTGTCGAGCCCGGCGTGTTCGTCCCCCGGCGGCGCACCGAGTTCCTCGTCGACCAGGCCCTCGCCCTCCTCCCCGACCAGGGTCTCGTCGTGGACCTGTGCTGCGGTTCGGGCGCGGTCGGCGCGGCCCTCGCCGCGTCGTCGGCCGCGCCGCGCCTGCACGCCGCCGACATCGACCCTGCGGCCGTGCGCTGCGCCCGCCGCAACGTCGCCCCGTACGGCGGCCACGTGCACGAGGGCGACCTGTACGCGGCCCTCCCGCCCGCCCTGCGCGGACGGATCGACGTCCTCACCGCCAATGTGCCGTACGTGCCCACCGACGAGGTGCGCCTGCTGCCGGCCGAGGCCCGTGAGCACGAGCCGCTGGTCGCCCTGGACGGCGGCGCGGACGGTCTCGACCTGCTGCGCCGGGTCGCCGCCGGGGCGCCCCACTGGCTGGCCCCCGGCGGCGCCCTGTTCGTCGAGACCAGCGAGCGGCAGGCGGCGGCGGCCGTGGCCGCCTTCACCGGCGCCGGGCTCGGGGCCCGGCTCGCGCGGTGGGAGGAGTTCGGGACGACGGTGGTGATCGGCGTCCGCCGGTGA
- a CDS encoding FadR/GntR family transcriptional regulator: MEAVLTHLRGAIERGEYAIGDRLPSEAELCRALEVSRPVVREALRALQTMGLTVSRTGRGTFVVADTARDLTFGDYTAGDLLEVRRHVEIPVAGYAALRRTPEDLDRLTGLLDRMERETDTTAWVAMDTLFHLRVAEAARNPVFRRVIEEIRDALARQSAFLNDLGGRREQSDREHRAIVEALRDGREQDAVRAMSHHLDRVETTLTDIVRPARTDTPTEGGPES; this comes from the coding sequence ATGGAGGCGGTGCTCACCCACCTGCGCGGTGCCATAGAGCGCGGCGAGTACGCGATCGGCGACCGGCTGCCCTCCGAGGCCGAACTGTGCCGTGCCCTGGAGGTGAGCCGCCCCGTTGTGCGCGAGGCCCTGCGCGCCCTGCAGACCATGGGACTGACCGTCTCCCGGACCGGCAGGGGCACCTTCGTCGTCGCCGACACGGCCCGGGACCTCACCTTCGGCGACTACACGGCCGGCGACCTGCTCGAAGTGCGGCGGCACGTCGAGATCCCGGTGGCCGGCTACGCGGCACTGCGCCGCACCCCTGAGGACCTGGACCGGCTGACCGGCCTCCTGGACCGCATGGAGCGGGAGACGGACACCACCGCCTGGGTGGCGATGGACACCCTCTTCCACCTCCGTGTGGCCGAGGCCGCCCGGAACCCGGTCTTCCGCCGGGTGATCGAGGAGATCCGGGACGCGCTCGCCCGCCAGTCCGCCTTCCTCAACGATCTGGGCGGCCGGCGCGAGCAGTCCGACCGTGAGCATCGCGCGATCGTAGAAGCCCTGCGCGACGGCCGTGAACAGGACGCGGTGCGGGCCATGTCCCACCACCTCGACCGCGTCGAGACCACCCTCACGGACATCGTGCGCCCGGCGCGCACGGACACCCCCACGGAAGGCGGACCGGAGAGTTGA
- a CDS encoding asparaginase produces the protein MTPAPRAGVADAPVIREPRHAPVAHVVRGGLVEGVHYGSVVVLGTGGETLLDVGDTEAAFYPRSALKPVQAVAMVRAGLPLDGEPLSLAAASHSGQERHLDGVRRLLERAGLTEHDLRNVPDLPYGTGERDEWIRAGRAPSRLAQNCSGKHAAMLYTCRVNGWSLEDYLDPGHPLQRAVAATAEELTGQRIARVSVDGCGAPLFAVSLRGLARAAARLTTAPAGTPEARVADAMREHPEMASGSTRDVAALMRAVPGLLSKDGFEGVQVAALPDGRAVAVKVSDGAERARVPVTAAALEWAGVEGDVLKPFSGAVLLGGGRPVGAVSAVPPLPAPSAG, from the coding sequence GTGACCCCGGCCCCCCGCGCCGGAGTGGCCGACGCCCCCGTGATCCGGGAGCCGCGCCACGCCCCCGTCGCCCACGTGGTGCGCGGCGGACTCGTCGAGGGGGTCCACTACGGGTCGGTCGTCGTCCTCGGGACGGGCGGCGAGACGCTGCTGGACGTCGGCGACACCGAGGCCGCGTTCTATCCGCGCTCCGCGCTCAAGCCCGTCCAGGCGGTCGCGATGGTGCGGGCCGGACTGCCGCTCGACGGGGAGCCGCTGTCGCTGGCCGCGGCGAGCCACTCGGGCCAGGAGCGGCACCTCGACGGCGTGCGCCGCCTCCTGGAGCGGGCCGGGCTCACCGAGCACGACCTGCGCAACGTGCCCGACCTGCCGTACGGCACGGGGGAGCGGGACGAGTGGATCCGGGCGGGACGGGCACCGTCGCGGCTCGCCCAGAACTGTTCCGGCAAGCACGCGGCGATGCTGTACACGTGCCGGGTGAACGGTTGGTCGCTGGAGGACTACCTCGATCCCGGGCACCCGTTGCAGCGGGCGGTTGCCGCGACGGCCGAGGAGCTGACCGGACAGCGGATCGCCCGGGTCAGCGTCGACGGCTGCGGCGCCCCGCTGTTCGCCGTCTCCCTGCGGGGACTCGCACGGGCGGCGGCCCGGCTCACCACCGCGCCGGCCGGAACGCCGGAGGCACGCGTGGCGGACGCGATGCGGGAGCACCCGGAGATGGCGTCCGGGAGCACCCGCGACGTGGCGGCCCTGATGCGGGCGGTGCCGGGGCTGCTGTCCAAGGACGGCTTCGAAGGAGTACAGGTGGCCGCGCTGCCGGACGGACGCGCGGTGGCGGTGAAGGTGTCCGACGGGGCCGAGCGGGCGAGGGTGCCGGTGACCGCCGCCGCGCTGGAGTGGGCGGGGGTGGAGGGGGACGTCCTGAAGCCGTTCTCGGGGGCGGTGCTGCTGGGCGGCGGCCGCCCGGTGGGCGCCGTCTCGGCGGTGCCGCCGCTGCCGGCTCCGAGCGCCGGGTAG
- the rho gene encoding transcription termination factor Rho, which produces MTTTTSTLGRSAAARRTPDRTTSGPAAARTPDRAGPDRTSARTAAGLLDVDRHGKGHLRTGDFLPTPADAEVPAALVRRYGLRTGDHVEGVLGDRHALTDVARVGGRTPGEARHRPHFHDLTPLHPRDRLRLEHPASGVSGRLIDLLAPVGKGQRGLIVAPPKTGKTVLLQQIAAAVAGNHPESHLMVLLLDERPEEVTDMRRSVRGEVYASTFDRAPKDHIALAELVVERAKRLVEQGRDVVILLDSLTRLCRAHNNAAGSGGRTLSGGVDAAALLGPKRFFGAARLAEEGGSLTILATALVETGSRADDYFFEELKSTGNMELRLDRTLAGRRVFPAVDLAGSGTRREELLLPPSELTTVRGLRRALVSRDGQGQGPGGYETLLQRLRGTPDNATFLHQVQPTLRQG; this is translated from the coding sequence ATGACGACCACCACCTCCACCCTCGGACGATCCGCCGCGGCACGGCGGACCCCCGACCGCACCACGAGCGGCCCCGCCGCCGCTCGCACCCCGGACCGTGCGGGCCCCGACCGCACCTCCGCGCGCACCGCCGCCGGTCTCCTCGACGTCGACCGGCACGGCAAGGGGCACCTGCGCACCGGCGACTTCCTGCCCACGCCCGCCGACGCCGAGGTCCCGGCCGCGCTGGTCCGCCGGTACGGGCTGCGCACCGGCGACCATGTCGAGGGCGTGCTCGGCGACCGGCATGCCCTGACCGACGTCGCCCGGGTCGGCGGCCGCACCCCCGGCGAGGCCCGGCACCGGCCGCACTTCCACGACCTCACCCCGCTGCACCCCCGGGACCGACTGCGCCTGGAACACCCGGCGAGCGGGGTCTCCGGACGCCTGATCGACCTGCTCGCGCCGGTCGGCAAGGGGCAGCGCGGGCTGATCGTCGCCCCGCCCAAGACCGGCAAGACCGTACTGCTGCAGCAGATCGCCGCGGCCGTGGCGGGCAACCATCCGGAGAGTCACCTCATGGTGCTGCTGCTCGACGAGCGGCCCGAGGAGGTGACCGACATGCGGCGCTCGGTGCGGGGCGAGGTGTACGCCTCCACGTTCGACCGGGCGCCCAAGGACCACATCGCGCTCGCCGAACTCGTCGTGGAGCGCGCCAAACGGCTCGTCGAACAGGGCCGTGACGTGGTGATCCTGCTCGACTCGCTGACCCGGCTGTGCCGCGCCCACAACAACGCGGCGGGCTCCGGCGGCCGCACGCTCAGCGGCGGCGTCGACGCGGCGGCGCTGCTCGGCCCGAAGCGGTTCTTCGGGGCCGCGCGGCTCGCCGAGGAGGGCGGTTCGCTCACCATCCTGGCCACCGCCCTGGTGGAGACCGGCTCGCGGGCCGACGACTACTTCTTCGAGGAGCTCAAGAGCACCGGCAACATGGAACTGCGGCTCGACCGCACCCTGGCCGGCCGGCGTGTCTTCCCCGCCGTGGATCTCGCGGGCTCGGGCACCCGGCGCGAGGAACTCCTGCTGCCGCCCAGCGAGTTGACCACCGTACGCGGACTGCGGCGAGCCCTCGTGTCCCGCGACGGGCAGGGCCAGGGACCCGGCGGCTACGAGACGCTGCTGCAGCGGCTGCGCGGCACTCCGGACAACGCCACGTTCCTGCACCAGGTCCAGCCGACGCTGCGACAGGGGTGA
- a CDS encoding D-alanyl-D-alanine carboxypeptidase family protein, whose protein sequence is MTIGFSHRIAVCGATLCAVGALALAPSPSAADAAPPAPASEASLMSPTAPAPAPDPAADGADTRVRPGAGAPAVPEVSALSWLVADADTGDVLAAHDPHRPLPPASTLKALFALTVLPALPGDARHTVDESELRDIGPGSSLVGVAEGLTYTVADLWRGVFLSSGNDAVHVLAAMNGGLAATTRRMQATARELGARDTHVVSPDGYDRPGQVSSAYDLAVFGRAGLHDADFARYCATPEAYFPGYGQPYGIQNTNRLLTGTDGVAPYPGLIGVKNGYTSGAGNTLIAAARRGGRTLVVTVLHPQAGGGFQVYEEARALLDWGFAAEGHVTAVGSLEPRHPTKTPPAPASAPARARPGPPARAHASAGPHWPTGVAVVCGAALSAATVLTLVLRAASRRRRGVTPGARRVR, encoded by the coding sequence ATGACCATCGGCTTCTCACACCGCATTGCCGTCTGTGGCGCCACTCTCTGCGCGGTCGGCGCGCTGGCCCTCGCGCCGAGCCCGTCCGCCGCCGACGCGGCCCCTCCCGCACCGGCGTCCGAGGCGTCCTTGATGTCGCCGACGGCACCGGCTCCGGCACCGGACCCGGCGGCCGACGGAGCGGACACGCGGGTGCGGCCGGGGGCGGGGGCGCCCGCGGTCCCGGAGGTCTCCGCACTCTCCTGGCTGGTGGCCGACGCCGACACCGGGGACGTGCTCGCCGCGCACGACCCGCACCGCCCGCTGCCGCCCGCCAGCACCCTGAAGGCACTGTTCGCGCTCACCGTGCTCCCCGCCCTGCCCGGCGACGCCCGGCACACCGTCGACGAGAGCGAACTGCGCGACATCGGCCCCGGCAGCAGCCTCGTCGGTGTCGCCGAGGGACTCACCTACACCGTGGCCGACCTGTGGCGCGGGGTGTTCCTCAGCTCCGGCAACGACGCGGTGCACGTGCTGGCCGCGATGAACGGCGGCCTGGCGGCCACCACCCGCCGGATGCAGGCCACGGCACGGGAACTCGGTGCCCGGGACACCCATGTGGTCTCGCCCGACGGCTACGACCGGCCCGGGCAGGTGTCCTCGGCGTACGACCTCGCCGTGTTCGGCCGCGCCGGACTGCACGACGCGGACTTCGCACGGTACTGCGCCACGCCCGAGGCCTACTTCCCCGGGTACGGGCAGCCGTACGGCATCCAGAACACCAACCGCCTGCTGACCGGAACCGACGGGGTGGCCCCGTACCCGGGCCTGATCGGCGTCAAGAACGGCTACACCAGCGGTGCCGGCAACACGCTGATCGCCGCGGCGCGCCGGGGCGGCCGCACGCTGGTCGTGACGGTCCTCCACCCGCAGGCGGGAGGCGGCTTCCAGGTGTACGAGGAGGCGCGCGCGCTGCTCGACTGGGGGTTCGCGGCGGAGGGCCATGTGACGGCGGTGGGCTCCCTGGAGCCCCGCCACCCTACGAAGACACCCCCGGCGCCGGCCTCCGCCCCCGCGAGGGCCCGCCCCGGCCCGCCGGCCCGGGCCCACGCCTCGGCCGGCCCGCACTGGCCGACGGGCGTGGCGGTGGTGTGCGGGGCGGCGCTGTCGGCGGCGACGGTGCTCACCCTCGTGCTGCGCGCCGCGTCCCGTCGCCGCAGGGGGGTGACTCCCGGGGCCCGGCGCGTTCGGTGA